A stretch of the Bradyrhizobium sp. CCBAU 53351 genome encodes the following:
- a CDS encoding polyhydroxyalkanoate depolymerase: MPIGEFGGAPPLAAEGSPVLTTPMYWMYEMAHASLNPARAVTDATKLLFQNPLNPWARTEIGKSVAAACELFERTTRRYGKPEWGLNDTEVNGIRVPVEVRSVWEKPFCRLLYFDRKFARPLRSPQPRVLIVAPMSGHYATLLRGTVEAFLPAHEVYITDWADARMVPLSDGRFDLDDYIDYVIEMLHVLGGNTHVLAVCQPSVPVVAAVSIMEARRDPFVPTSMTLMGGPIDTRRNPTAVNNLAQERGIDWFRNHVITKVPFPHPGMMRDVYPGFLQLNGFISMNLDRHMDAHKQLFAHLVKGDGDLVDKHREFYDEYLAVMDLSAEYYLQTVDTVFVKHSLPKGEMTHRGTRVDPSKVTRVALMTVEGENDDISGLGQTEATHTLCSSIPDHRRIHYVQKGVGHYGVFNGSRFRSEIVPRIHDFMVSAANPSSLQARAAE, encoded by the coding sequence ATGCCTATTGGTGAGTTTGGCGGCGCGCCGCCCCTGGCGGCCGAAGGCAGTCCGGTCCTGACGACGCCGATGTACTGGATGTACGAGATGGCGCACGCCTCTCTCAATCCGGCACGTGCGGTCACTGACGCCACCAAGTTGCTGTTTCAAAATCCGCTCAATCCCTGGGCGCGCACCGAGATCGGCAAGTCGGTCGCCGCAGCCTGCGAATTGTTCGAGCGCACCACGCGCCGTTACGGCAAGCCGGAATGGGGTCTCAACGATACCGAGGTCAACGGCATCCGCGTTCCCGTCGAGGTCCGCTCGGTCTGGGAAAAGCCGTTCTGCCGGCTGCTCTATTTCGATCGCAAATTCGCGCGGCCCTTGCGCAGCCCGCAGCCGCGCGTGCTGATCGTCGCGCCGATGTCCGGCCATTATGCGACGCTGCTGCGTGGCACTGTCGAAGCCTTCCTGCCCGCGCATGAGGTCTACATCACCGACTGGGCCGATGCCCGCATGGTGCCGCTCAGCGACGGCCGCTTCGATCTCGACGACTACATCGATTACGTCATCGAGATGCTGCATGTCCTCGGCGGCAACACGCATGTGCTGGCCGTGTGCCAGCCCTCCGTGCCCGTCGTCGCCGCCGTCTCGATCATGGAAGCGCGGCGAGATCCCTTTGTGCCGACCTCGATGACGCTGATGGGCGGGCCGATCGACACTCGCCGCAATCCGACCGCGGTGAACAACCTCGCCCAGGAGCGCGGCATCGACTGGTTCCGCAACCACGTCATCACCAAGGTGCCGTTCCCGCATCCGGGCATGATGCGCGACGTTTATCCGGGATTCCTGCAGCTCAACGGTTTCATCAGCATGAATCTCGATAGGCATATGGACGCCCACAAGCAGCTCTTTGCCCATCTGGTGAAGGGCGACGGCGACCTCGTCGACAAGCATCGCGAGTTCTATGACGAATATCTCGCGGTGATGGATCTCTCCGCAGAATATTACCTGCAGACGGTCGACACCGTGTTCGTGAAGCACTCGCTGCCGAAGGGCGAGATGACCCATCGCGGAACACGCGTCGATCCCTCCAAGGTCACGCGCGTGGCGTTGATGACGGTCGAAGGCGAGAACGACGACATCTCCGGTCTCGGCCAGACCGAAGCAACGCACACATTGTGCAGCTCGATCCCGGATCATCGCCGCATTCATTACGTCCAGAAGGGTGTCGGGCATTACGGCGTGTTCAACGGCTCGCGCTTCAGGTCGGAAATCGTGCCGCGAATTCACGACTTCATGGTTTCGGCGGCGAATCCGAGCTCGTTGCAGGCGCGCGCGGCCGAATAA
- a CDS encoding ABC transporter substrate-binding protein — protein MRNGFLHLVTGTALALALSVSAANAQKKYDPGASDTEIKIGQTNPFSGPASAYATIGKTQAAYFKMINDQGGINGRKINLIQYDDAYSPPKAVEQVRKLVESDEVLLTFQLLGTPSNAAVQKYLNAKKVPQLFAATGASKFTDPKNFPWTMGFNPNYFVEGRIYGQYIIKNHPNAKVGVLYQNDDLGKDYLNGIKAGLGDKASSMIVAEASYEVSDPTVDSQILKIKSAGADLFFSATTPKQAAQAIKKIAELDWHPVHILDINATSVGAVMKPAGLEASKGVISVNYGKDPLDPSWKDDPGMKKYFEFMAKYYPDGDKDSSFNSYGYSTSQLMAYVLQKCGDNLTRENVMKVATSLKDVELDLSLPGIKANTSPTDYRVNKQLQMMKFNGERWELFGPILEDAGPAG, from the coding sequence ATGAGGAACGGATTTTTGCATCTGGTCACTGGCACGGCGCTCGCTTTGGCGCTGTCGGTCTCGGCGGCCAATGCCCAGAAGAAATATGACCCCGGCGCGTCGGACACCGAAATCAAGATCGGTCAGACCAACCCGTTCAGCGGTCCCGCCTCCGCTTATGCCACGATCGGCAAGACCCAGGCCGCTTACTTCAAGATGATCAACGATCAGGGCGGCATCAACGGCCGCAAGATCAACCTGATCCAGTATGACGACGCCTATTCGCCCCCGAAGGCCGTGGAGCAGGTGCGCAAGCTGGTCGAGAGCGACGAGGTGCTGCTGACCTTCCAGCTTCTCGGCACCCCCTCGAACGCGGCCGTGCAGAAATATCTCAACGCCAAGAAGGTGCCGCAACTCTTCGCGGCCACTGGCGCATCGAAGTTCACCGACCCCAAGAACTTCCCCTGGACGATGGGCTTCAATCCCAACTACTTCGTCGAAGGCCGCATCTACGGCCAGTACATCATCAAGAATCATCCGAACGCGAAGGTCGGCGTCCTCTACCAGAACGACGATCTCGGAAAAGACTATCTGAACGGCATCAAGGCCGGGCTTGGAGACAAGGCCTCCAGCATGATCGTCGCGGAAGCTTCCTACGAGGTGTCCGATCCCACCGTCGATTCACAGATCCTCAAGATCAAGTCGGCAGGCGCCGATTTGTTCTTCAGCGCCACGACGCCGAAACAGGCCGCACAGGCGATCAAGAAGATCGCCGAGCTCGACTGGCACCCCGTGCATATTCTCGACATCAACGCCACTTCGGTCGGCGCCGTGATGAAGCCCGCTGGACTTGAAGCATCCAAGGGCGTGATCAGCGTCAACTATGGCAAGGATCCGCTCGATCCGAGCTGGAAGGATGATCCGGGCATGAAGAAATATTTCGAGTTCATGGCCAAGTACTATCCGGACGGCGACAAGGATTCGAGCTTCAACAGCTACGGCTACTCGACCTCGCAGTTGATGGCCTACGTGCTCCAGAAATGCGGCGACAACCTGACCCGCGAGAACGTCATGAAGGTCGCCACCAGCCTGAAGGACGTTGAACTCGACCTGTCGCTGCCCGGCATCAAGGCCAATACGTCGCCGACCGACTACCGCGTCAACAAGCAGCTTCAGATGATGAAGTTCAACGGCGAGCGCTGGGAGCTGTTCGGCCCGATCCTGGAGGATGCGGGTCCGGCGGGTTAG
- a CDS encoding transglycosylase domain-containing protein has protein sequence MAWGKKKGGRKEPLFGLPAALSDLRLTAADRVPGGGDDKPKKSAKSSAKRKAEVPGDEPPRERKAPAGRSGAKRRAKSRGGFGLGRLVYWGAVLSLWGGIAVIGVVIYVGAHLPPIQSLEIPKRPPTIQIVGIDGSMLAQRGEMAGANVALKDLPPYLPKAFIAIEDRRFYSHFGIDPVGILRALVTNVLHRGVSQGGSTLTQQLAKNLFLTQERTMQRKLQEAELAIWLERKHSKDEILELYLNRVYFGSGAYGVEAAAQKYFGKSAKNVTVAEAAMLAGLVKSPSRLAPNRNPEGAEARAQIVLAAMADAKFITDAQAKASIGHPSYNVKPAGAGTVNYVADWIGEVLDDLVGQIDESIKVETTIDPKLQSVAEAAIIDELAAKSVKFNVSQGALVAMTPDGAVRAMVGGRNYSESQYNRAVTAKRQPGSSFKPFVYLTALEQGLTPDTMRQDAPIEVKGWRPENYTHEYFGAVTLTQALAMSLNTVAIRLGLEVGPKNVVRTAHRLGISSKLEPNASIALGTSEVSVVELVGAYAPFANGGFAVAPHVVTRIRTLSGKLLYMRQPEERNPVIDPRYVGMMNAMMRETLVSGTAKKAEIPGWPAAGKTGTSQDYRDAWFIGYTANLVTGVWLGNDDNSPTKKATGGGLPVEVWSRFMKTAHEGVAVANLPSSPGGWGLSNLAQAASQVSPPTAIAPAPAPANNGGYRPPPTRANARPEAAAGLDGWLMDRLFGGNR, from the coding sequence ATGGCGTGGGGAAAGAAAAAGGGTGGGCGGAAGGAGCCGCTGTTCGGCTTGCCCGCGGCGCTCTCCGATCTGCGCCTGACCGCGGCGGATCGCGTTCCCGGCGGCGGCGACGACAAGCCGAAGAAATCAGCGAAATCATCCGCCAAGCGCAAGGCTGAAGTGCCCGGCGACGAGCCGCCGCGCGAACGCAAAGCGCCGGCCGGCCGGAGCGGCGCCAAGCGGCGCGCGAAGTCGCGTGGGGGTTTCGGCCTCGGCCGTCTGGTCTATTGGGGCGCTGTGCTGAGCCTGTGGGGCGGCATCGCGGTGATCGGCGTCGTGATCTATGTCGGCGCCCATTTGCCGCCGATCCAGTCGCTGGAGATTCCAAAACGCCCGCCGACGATCCAGATCGTCGGCATCGACGGCAGCATGCTGGCGCAGCGCGGCGAGATGGCCGGCGCCAATGTCGCGCTGAAGGACCTGCCGCCCTATTTGCCGAAGGCGTTCATCGCCATCGAGGATCGCCGCTTCTATTCGCATTTCGGCATCGATCCCGTCGGCATCCTGCGCGCCCTCGTCACCAACGTTCTGCATCGCGGCGTCTCGCAGGGCGGCTCGACGCTGACGCAGCAGCTCGCCAAGAACCTGTTCCTGACCCAGGAGCGCACCATGCAGCGCAAGCTGCAGGAGGCGGAGCTCGCGATCTGGCTGGAGCGCAAGCACTCCAAGGACGAGATCCTGGAGCTCTATCTCAATCGCGTCTATTTCGGCTCCGGGGCCTACGGCGTCGAAGCCGCCGCGCAAAAATATTTCGGCAAGTCGGCGAAGAACGTCACCGTGGCCGAGGCGGCGATGCTGGCCGGTCTCGTCAAATCGCCCTCGCGCCTCGCCCCGAACCGCAATCCCGAAGGCGCCGAAGCGCGTGCGCAAATCGTGCTCGCGGCGATGGCGGATGCAAAATTCATCACCGACGCGCAGGCCAAGGCCTCGATCGGCCATCCCTCCTACAATGTGAAGCCGGCCGGCGCCGGCACCGTCAATTACGTCGCCGACTGGATCGGCGAAGTCCTGGACGATCTGGTCGGCCAGATCGACGAGAGCATCAAGGTCGAAACCACGATCGATCCCAAGCTGCAGAGCGTGGCGGAAGCCGCCATCATCGACGAGCTCGCGGCCAAGAGCGTGAAGTTCAATGTCAGCCAAGGCGCGCTGGTGGCGATGACGCCCGACGGCGCGGTGCGCGCGATGGTCGGCGGACGGAACTATTCCGAGAGCCAGTACAACCGTGCGGTCACCGCCAAACGACAGCCGGGCTCCTCTTTCAAGCCGTTCGTGTACCTCACGGCGCTCGAGCAGGGCCTGACGCCGGACACGATGCGCCAGGACGCGCCGATCGAGGTCAAGGGCTGGAGGCCCGAGAACTACACCCATGAATATTTCGGCGCGGTGACGCTGACCCAGGCGCTGGCGATGTCGCTCAACACCGTCGCCATCCGTCTCGGCCTCGAAGTCGGACCGAAGAACGTGGTGCGCACCGCGCACCGGCTCGGCATCTCCTCAAAGCTCGAGCCCAATGCCTCGATCGCGCTCGGCACGTCGGAAGTCTCGGTCGTCGAGCTGGTCGGCGCCTACGCGCCCTTCGCCAATGGCGGCTTCGCAGTGGCGCCGCATGTCGTGACGCGCATCAGGACGCTCAGCGGCAAGCTGCTCTATATGCGCCAGCCCGAAGAGCGCAACCCGGTGATCGACCCCCGCTATGTCGGCATGATGAACGCGATGATGCGGGAGACGCTTGTTTCAGGGACCGCCAAGAAGGCGGAGATCCCGGGATGGCCCGCGGCCGGCAAGACCGGCACCAGCCAGGATTATCGCGACGCCTGGTTCATCGGCTACACCGCAAACCTCGTCACCGGCGTCTGGCTCGGCAATGACGACAACTCGCCGACCAAGAAGGCTACCGGCGGCGGCCTGCCGGTGGAAGTCTGGTCGCGCTTCATGAAGACGGCGCACGAGGGTGTGGCGGTGGCAAACTTGCCGAGCTCGCCAGGCGGCTGGGGCCTGTCGAACCTTGCGCAGGCGGCTTCGCAAGTGTCACCGCCGACAGCGATCGCGCCCGCACCGGCGCCGGCCAACAATGGCGGCTATCGCCCGCCGCCGACGCGCGCCAATGCACGGCCGGAGGCCGCGGCGGGACTCGATGGCTGGCTGATGGACCGGTTGTTCGGCGGAAACCGATAG
- a CDS encoding M48 family metallopeptidase has protein sequence MICFCAERFPWRRLWQNPGALLPPGLTDMATRALLYRRPHEPKTVLITHGSQFFAIRLRRHRRARRYTLRIHPSDREAILTMPPRGTLAEAKDFAQRHGAWIAARLGRLPKAAPFQPGTVIPLRGTPHRIVHRAGTRGTVWTETRDSGEKILCIAGGLEHVDRRVSDFLKREARRDLQRSAEAYAAELGVRVKRLSIRDQSSRWGSCTSAGSLSFSWRLILAPPFVLDYLAAHEVAHLVEMNHSARFWRVCGKVCPSMERAKKWLDTYGNDLHRYGVED, from the coding sequence ATGATTTGTTTTTGCGCCGAGCGCTTCCCATGGCGGCGGTTATGGCAGAATCCGGGCGCCCTCCTGCCCCCCGGACTGACAGACATGGCCACCCGCGCACTCCTTTATCGTCGGCCCCACGAACCAAAGACCGTCCTGATCACCCACGGATCGCAATTTTTTGCCATCCGATTGCGCCGGCACCGCCGCGCGCGCCGTTATACGCTCAGAATTCATCCGAGCGATCGCGAAGCCATCCTCACGATGCCGCCGCGCGGCACGCTGGCCGAAGCCAAAGACTTCGCGCAGCGTCATGGCGCGTGGATCGCCGCGCGTCTCGGTCGCTTGCCGAAGGCGGCGCCGTTCCAGCCGGGCACGGTGATACCGCTCCGCGGCACGCCACATCGCATCGTTCATCGCGCCGGCACGCGCGGCACGGTGTGGACCGAGACTCGCGATAGCGGAGAGAAGATTCTCTGCATCGCCGGCGGGCTCGAACATGTCGATCGCCGCGTCAGCGACTTCCTCAAGCGCGAGGCGCGCCGCGATCTGCAGCGTTCGGCGGAGGCCTACGCCGCCGAGCTCGGTGTCAGGGTCAAGCGCCTGTCGATCCGCGATCAGTCCAGCCGCTGGGGTTCGTGCACCTCCGCGGGCTCGCTGTCGTTCTCCTGGCGCCTGATCCTCGCGCCGCCCTTCGTGCTGGACTATCTCGCCGCCCACGAGGTCGCCCATCTCGTCGAGATGAACCACTCGGCGCGGTTCTGGCGCGTCTGCGGAAAAGTCTGCCCCTCGATGGAGCGCGCCAAGAAGTGGCTCGATACCTACGGCAACGACCTGCACCGCTACGGCGTCGAGGATTAG
- a CDS encoding ActS/PrrB/RegB family redox-sensitive histidine kinase → MTEIAASDFRPSQRHIRLDTILRLRWLAVLGQLAAIFIVAQGLEFNVEIVPCVSIIALSAALNLALQTAANPMQRLEPIQAAGLLALNIVELAGLLYFTGGLQNPFSFLFLAPVLISATALPARLTFGLGLLAVACASVLFFFHLPLPWDSDDPLVLPPIYLVGVWLSIVLAIGVTSLYSFQVTEEARKLADALAATELVLTREQHLTQLDGLAAAAAHELGTPLATIFLISRELEKTVKDASFAADLKTLREQTQRCRDILSKITQLSSTGAPFDRMKLSELIEEVVAPHRDFGVEIKVRIAVAAVAEPVGSRNPAILYGVGNIVENAVDFARTTVEVNAWWNKDTIELVISDDGPGIPPDILNRIGEPYLSRRRTVDEGGGERRGLGLGVFIARTLLERTGAKVSFTNRTFPEHGAVVHISWPRERFEAIETLEETIG, encoded by the coding sequence ATGACCGAAATTGCTGCTTCCGACTTCCGCCCCTCGCAGCGGCATATCCGCCTGGATACGATCCTGCGGCTGCGCTGGCTTGCGGTGCTGGGGCAGCTCGCCGCGATCTTCATCGTGGCGCAGGGGCTGGAGTTCAACGTCGAGATCGTCCCCTGCGTCAGCATCATCGCTCTGTCGGCGGCCCTGAACCTGGCGCTGCAGACCGCGGCCAATCCGATGCAGCGGCTGGAGCCGATCCAGGCGGCCGGCCTGCTCGCGCTGAACATCGTGGAATTGGCCGGTCTGCTGTACTTTACCGGCGGCTTGCAGAACCCGTTCTCGTTCCTGTTCCTCGCGCCGGTGCTGATCTCGGCCACGGCGCTGCCGGCGCGCCTCACCTTCGGCCTCGGCCTGCTCGCGGTCGCCTGCGCCTCGGTGCTGTTTTTCTTCCATCTGCCGCTGCCCTGGGATTCCGACGATCCCTTGGTGCTGCCGCCGATCTACCTGGTCGGCGTCTGGCTCTCGATCGTGCTCGCGATCGGCGTCACCAGCCTCTATTCCTTCCAGGTGACTGAAGAGGCGCGCAAGCTCGCGGACGCGCTGGCCGCGACCGAGCTGGTGCTGACGCGCGAGCAGCATCTGACCCAGCTCGACGGCCTTGCCGCTGCCGCCGCGCACGAGCTCGGCACGCCGCTCGCCACGATCTTCCTGATCTCGCGCGAGCTGGAGAAGACGGTGAAGGACGCCAGTTTTGCCGCCGACCTGAAGACGCTGCGCGAGCAGACCCAGCGCTGCCGCGACATATTGAGCAAGATCACCCAGCTCTCCTCCACCGGCGCGCCGTTCGACCGCATGAAGCTGTCGGAGCTGATCGAGGAGGTGGTGGCCCCGCACCGCGATTTCGGCGTCGAGATCAAGGTGCGGATCGCGGTCGCCGCCGTGGCCGAGCCGGTCGGCTCGCGCAATCCGGCGATCCTCTACGGCGTCGGCAACATCGTCGAGAACGCGGTCGATTTCGCCCGCACCACGGTCGAGGTGAATGCGTGGTGGAACAAGGATACGATCGAGCTCGTGATCTCCGACGACGGCCCCGGCATTCCCCCTGATATCCTGAACCGGATCGGCGAGCCCTATCTGTCGCGGCGGCGAACCGTGGACGAGGGCGGCGGTGAACGGCGCGGCCTCGGATTGGGCGTGTTCATCGCCCGGACACTGCTCGAGCGCACCGGCGCCAAGGTCTCGTTTACCAACCGGACCTTTCCGGAACACGGT
- a CDS encoding DUF1330 domain-containing protein, whose amino-acid sequence MGHIDPTKEIFAQFRENDRPGPIHMLNLVRLRKEAAYPDGRKASGAEAYAAYGRESGPVFERLGGRIVWQGRFELMLIGPQDERWDHCFIAEYPSVAAFVEMIRDPVYREAVKHRQAAVEDSRLIRHAVLPVGKNFGEIPA is encoded by the coding sequence ATGGGCCATATCGATCCGACCAAGGAGATTTTTGCGCAGTTCCGGGAGAACGACCGTCCCGGCCCGATCCATATGCTCAACCTGGTGCGGTTGCGGAAAGAGGCGGCCTATCCGGACGGACGCAAGGCGAGCGGCGCGGAAGCCTACGCGGCCTATGGCCGCGAGAGCGGCCCGGTGTTCGAACGCCTCGGCGGCCGCATCGTCTGGCAGGGCAGGTTCGAGCTGATGCTGATCGGCCCGCAGGACGAACGCTGGGACCATTGCTTCATCGCGGAGTATCCGAGCGTCGCCGCCTTCGTCGAGATGATCCGCGACCCCGTTTATCGCGAAGCCGTGAAACATCGCCAGGCCGCGGTGGAGGATTCCCGCCTGATCCGGCACGCGGTGCTGCCCGTGGGGAAGAATTTTGGCGAGATCCCGGCGTGA
- a CDS encoding ABC transporter ATP-binding protein, which translates to MTENDEASSRPTVAERSSSAAIAVEHLVKVYKQTCAVDDISFVLPRGSITGLLGGNGAGKTTTIAMIMGLVLPTSGRVQVLGHRMPEESAAVLGRMNFESPYVDMPMRLTVRQNLTIFGKLYAVKNLAGRIAELAGDLDLTDFIDRANGKLSAGQKTRVALAKALINQPELLLLDEPTASLDPDTADWVRAHLERYRKANNATILLASHNMLEVERLCDRVIIMKRGRIEDDDTPEAIMARYNRTTLEEVFLDVARGRKEAVR; encoded by the coding sequence ATGACGGAGAATGACGAGGCTTCAAGTCGGCCGACTGTCGCGGAGCGCAGCTCGTCCGCGGCGATCGCGGTCGAGCATCTCGTCAAGGTCTACAAGCAGACTTGCGCCGTCGACGACATCTCCTTTGTCCTGCCGCGCGGCAGCATCACCGGCCTTCTGGGCGGCAACGGCGCCGGCAAGACCACGACCATCGCGATGATCATGGGGCTGGTGCTGCCGACCTCCGGCCGCGTGCAGGTGCTCGGGCATCGGATGCCCGAGGAGAGCGCTGCCGTGCTGGGGCGGATGAACTTCGAGAGCCCCTATGTCGACATGCCGATGCGGCTCACGGTACGGCAGAACCTCACAATCTTCGGCAAGCTCTATGCGGTGAAGAACCTCGCGGGCCGCATCGCAGAGCTTGCGGGCGATCTCGATCTCACCGACTTCATCGATCGCGCCAACGGCAAGCTCTCCGCCGGGCAGAAGACCCGCGTCGCGCTGGCCAAAGCGCTGATCAACCAGCCCGAGCTCCTGCTGCTGGACGAGCCGACCGCTTCGCTCGACCCCGACACGGCCGACTGGGTGCGGGCGCATCTGGAGCGCTATCGCAAGGCGAACAACGCCACCATTCTGCTGGCTTCGCACAACATGCTCGAGGTCGAGCGGCTCTGCGACCGCGTCATCATCATGAAGCGCGGCCGCATCGAGGACGACGACACGCCCGAGGCGATCATGGCGCGCTACAACCGCACCACTCTGGAAGAGGTGTTTCTCGACGTCGCGCGCGGCCGGAAGGAGGCGGTGCGATGA
- a CDS encoding SDR family oxidoreductase: MNLGLEGKTALITAASGGIGSGIAGSLADAGVRVAISARTAAALEKVAGALASRAGGRPVMVVGDVCAQGGPAQIAAEASAALGGHVDILVNNAGGARPVTGEADDAFWDEAMTLNFLAARRLTDLISPGMKARNWGRIVNISGALVAPKLNGAAPAKAALVSWSRTLSSELGPYGVTVNTIAPGRINTAQIQKLHPTEQSKADFIKQNIPAGYFGEPEDIGHLVAFLASPLARYINGAAIPVDGGAIRRV; the protein is encoded by the coding sequence ATGAACCTCGGACTGGAAGGCAAGACCGCCCTCATAACGGCGGCCAGTGGCGGAATTGGCAGCGGCATCGCCGGCTCACTGGCAGACGCGGGGGTGCGGGTCGCAATCAGTGCGCGGACGGCGGCCGCGCTGGAGAAGGTAGCCGGAGCCCTCGCCTCGCGCGCCGGCGGTCGTCCAGTGATGGTGGTGGGAGACGTGTGCGCGCAAGGCGGCCCGGCGCAAATTGCAGCCGAAGCGTCGGCCGCGCTCGGCGGGCACGTCGATATCCTCGTCAACAACGCCGGTGGGGCGAGGCCCGTGACGGGCGAGGCCGACGATGCCTTCTGGGACGAGGCGATGACGCTCAACTTCCTTGCGGCACGTCGCTTGACCGATCTCATCTCGCCGGGAATGAAGGCTCGAAACTGGGGGCGGATCGTCAACATCTCGGGTGCGCTTGTTGCGCCTAAACTCAATGGAGCAGCGCCGGCCAAGGCCGCTCTCGTCAGCTGGTCCCGAACGCTATCGTCCGAACTCGGCCCCTATGGTGTCACCGTCAACACGATCGCACCGGGCCGCATCAACACCGCTCAAATTCAGAAATTGCATCCAACGGAGCAATCGAAGGCGGACTTCATCAAGCAGAACATCCCTGCCGGCTATTTCGGGGAGCCTGAGGATATCGGGCACCTCGTCGCGTTTCTCGCCTCTCCACTCGCCCGCTACATCAATGGCGCTGCGATCCCGGTTGATGGGGGCGCGATCCGCCGGGTGTAG
- a CDS encoding ABC transporter permease produces the protein MTDISHHHGISAHRIGAMILRYWYLLLSSWPRLLELLYWPALQVITWGFIQYYIAENASFFARAGGTLIGAVILWDILFRGQLGFSISFLEEMWARNLGNLMMSPLKPIEFLLSLMVMSLIRLAIGIIPMTLLALFLFHFNVYALGLPLIAFFCNLIFTSWSVGIFVSGLVLRNGLGAESIVWTLMFVILPLACIYYPVSVLPVWLQYVAWTLPPTYVFEGMRALLIENTFRTDLMLDALAINVVLLVASFGAFLALLRSARKHGSLLAGGE, from the coding sequence ATGACCGACATCTCCCACCATCACGGCATCTCCGCCCATCGCATCGGCGCGATGATCCTGCGCTATTGGTATCTCCTGCTGTCGTCCTGGCCGCGGTTGCTCGAGCTGTTGTACTGGCCGGCGCTGCAGGTCATCACCTGGGGCTTCATCCAATATTACATCGCGGAGAATGCCAGCTTCTTCGCGCGCGCCGGCGGCACGCTGATCGGCGCCGTCATCCTCTGGGACATCCTGTTCCGCGGCCAGCTCGGCTTCTCCATCTCGTTCCTTGAAGAGATGTGGGCGCGCAATCTCGGCAACCTCATGATGAGTCCGCTCAAGCCGATCGAGTTTCTGCTCTCGCTGATGGTCATGAGCCTGATCCGGCTCGCGATCGGAATCATTCCGATGACGCTGCTGGCGCTGTTCCTGTTTCACTTCAACGTCTATGCGCTCGGCCTGCCGTTGATCGCGTTCTTCTGCAATCTGATCTTCACGAGCTGGTCGGTCGGCATCTTCGTCTCGGGCCTGGTGCTGCGAAACGGCCTTGGCGCCGAGAGCATCGTCTGGACCTTGATGTTCGTGATCTTGCCGCTCGCCTGCATCTACTATCCCGTCAGCGTGCTGCCGGTTTGGCTGCAATATGTCGCCTGGACGCTGCCGCCGACCTACGTGTTCGAAGGAATGCGCGCGCTCCTGATCGAGAACACCTTCCGCACCGACCTGATGCTGGATGCACTGGCCATCAATGTGGTGCTTCTGGTTGCATCTTTTGGGGCATTTCTTGCCCTTTTACGCAGCGCTAGGAAGCACGGCTCGCTGCTGGCGGGCGGCGAATAG